A stretch of the Actinomycetota bacterium genome encodes the following:
- a CDS encoding DUF5317 domain-containing protein, which translates to MLLPLLIVLVAIGAGYLAGGRLRGFEALHLRWWLLAPLGLAMQLAPIPTDGDPVREAIAAGVLVASFPVLLLFLGVNRRVPGFALIFVGLVLNLVVIAPNGGMPVSPSAIRAAGGTEADVQELSGSADVKHHVRGEDDVLAVMGDTIPIAPLGTVVSLGDLVAYAGAAWVVIGAMLRPAPRREDPPSTHRPARGYRGKHRPGALPAAEPRRRGRSRPVPAAAARSGTAP; encoded by the coding sequence ATGCTCCTTCCCCTGCTGATCGTCCTCGTCGCCATCGGGGCCGGCTATCTGGCCGGCGGACGTCTGCGTGGCTTCGAGGCGCTCCACCTCCGGTGGTGGCTGCTCGCTCCGCTCGGCCTCGCGATGCAGCTGGCGCCGATCCCGACCGACGGCGATCCGGTGCGCGAGGCGATCGCGGCGGGGGTGCTCGTCGCGAGCTTCCCCGTGCTGTTGCTCTTCCTCGGTGTGAACCGCCGGGTGCCCGGGTTCGCGCTGATCTTCGTCGGCCTGGTGCTGAACCTCGTCGTGATCGCTCCCAACGGGGGGATGCCCGTGAGCCCGAGCGCGATCCGAGCCGCGGGAGGAACCGAAGCCGACGTCCAGGAACTCTCAGGAAGCGCGGACGTGAAGCACCACGTTCGCGGTGAGGACGACGTGCTCGCGGTGATGGGAGACACGATCCCGATCGCGCCGCTGGGGACCGTCGTGAGTCTCGGGGACCTGGTCGCCTACGCCGGTGCGGCGTGGGTAGTGATCGGCGCCATGCTCAGGCCGGCACCGAGGCGGGAGGATCCGCCTTCGACCCACCGTCCGGCTCGTGGGTACCGGGGGAAGCACCGTCCTGGGGCGCTCCCGGCCGCGGAACCGAGACGGCGCGGGCGGAGCCGTCCTGTTCCTGCTGCAGCAGCGCGCTCGGGAACCGCACCGTGA
- a CDS encoding oxygenase MpaB family protein, whose protein sequence is MSNDPDLGYFGPDSVSWRVHREVTVLFGGARALLLQSAHPLVVAGARQTAMFQRNPWKRLQRTLLLQYTLTFGTRSEADAAAERINAIHEPIHGIDEVTGKRYDALDPELLLWVHATLIDSALLFERLTIGRLDDAGRQRFHDEQKLAAELCRVPRDLVPQTVPDLHAYVEEMAAGPELLITDDARTVAGLFAHPPAEAEWKPVLRAVSRWAFGTLPSPVREGYGVSWNPAKQALLRATLAGVKLAHGLIPPKHRYITPYQEGLRRRRGEEPAGTVEWARKQAGIRL, encoded by the coding sequence GTGAGCAACGACCCCGATCTCGGCTATTTCGGACCCGACAGCGTCTCGTGGCGGGTTCACCGCGAGGTGACGGTCCTGTTCGGGGGTGCCCGGGCACTTCTGCTCCAGTCGGCGCATCCGCTCGTCGTCGCGGGTGCGCGACAGACCGCGATGTTCCAACGGAACCCATGGAAGCGGCTCCAGCGCACGCTGCTCCTGCAATACACCCTCACATTCGGAACGAGGTCCGAGGCCGATGCTGCGGCGGAGCGGATCAACGCGATCCACGAACCGATCCACGGCATCGACGAGGTCACCGGCAAGCGCTACGACGCGCTTGACCCCGAACTGCTGCTGTGGGTCCACGCGACGCTCATCGACAGTGCGCTGCTGTTCGAGCGTCTGACGATCGGACGGCTCGACGACGCGGGGCGTCAACGGTTCCACGACGAGCAGAAGCTCGCGGCCGAGCTCTGTCGGGTTCCCCGCGACCTGGTCCCGCAGACCGTGCCGGACCTGCATGCCTACGTCGAGGAGATGGCGGCCGGTCCGGAGCTGCTGATCACCGACGATGCGCGCACCGTGGCGGGTTTGTTCGCCCATCCTCCCGCGGAGGCGGAGTGGAAACCGGTGCTGCGCGCGGTGTCGAGGTGGGCCTTCGGCACGTTGCCGTCGCCGGTCCGGGAGGGGTACGGCGTGTCCTGGAACCCGGCGAAGCAGGCGCTGCTCCGCGCCACGCTCGCGGGCGTCAAGCTTGCCCACGGGTTGATCCCACCGAAGCACCGCTACATCACTCCGTACCAGGAGGGGCTGCGCCGTCGACGCGGTGAGGAACCGGCCGGGACCGTCGAGTGGGCGCGCAAGCAGGCGGGTATCCGGCTCTGA
- a CDS encoding HAD-IIA family hydrolase: MKFDVVLLDMDGVLLLGSEPIDGAPATIAWLREQEIPLRVVTNSTHTTASGFAKQLNDAGIRVEAHEIVTAVVGTASYLRMHHRGATVFLLSDGDPEEDLAGITLVEEGADVVVVGGASDLFTYGAVNRAFRMLMDGAALVAMHRNLYWRSEDAWHLDGGAYLRLLEDAANTQAVVCGKPSTTFFEAALAGTGAAPDRALMMGDDIRNDVLAAQHAGMTGVLVRTGKFRQDDLEAGEPNHVIDGVGDLPALLESLLEA, encoded by the coding sequence ATGAAGTTCGATGTCGTCCTGCTCGACATGGACGGTGTGCTGTTGCTCGGTTCCGAACCGATCGACGGTGCGCCCGCGACGATCGCCTGGCTCCGTGAGCAGGAGATCCCCCTGCGGGTGGTCACCAACTCCACCCACACGACGGCGTCCGGGTTCGCGAAGCAGCTGAACGATGCCGGGATCCGGGTCGAGGCCCACGAGATCGTCACCGCGGTCGTGGGGACGGCGAGCTACCTGCGGATGCACCACCGGGGCGCCACGGTGTTCCTGCTCTCCGACGGCGACCCGGAGGAGGACCTCGCCGGCATCACACTCGTGGAGGAGGGCGCCGATGTCGTGGTCGTCGGCGGCGCGAGCGACCTGTTCACCTACGGCGCGGTCAACCGCGCGTTCCGGATGCTGATGGACGGTGCCGCGCTCGTCGCGATGCACCGCAACCTCTACTGGCGAAGCGAGGACGCCTGGCACCTCGACGGCGGCGCGTACCTGCGTCTGCTCGAGGACGCGGCCAACACGCAAGCCGTCGTCTGCGGCAAGCCCTCGACGACCTTCTTCGAGGCGGCGCTTGCCGGGACGGGTGCCGCTCCCGACCGCGCGCTGATGATGGGCGACGACATCCGCAACGACGTCCTCGCCGCGCAGCATGCGGGGATGACCGGCGTGCTCGTGCGGACGGGCAAGTTCCGCCAGGACGACCTCGAAGCCGGGGAGCCGAACCATGTGATCGACGGCGTCGGGGATCTTCCGGCGCTGCTCGAGTCGTTGCTCGAGGCCTGA
- a CDS encoding class I SAM-dependent methyltransferase, which yields MFAGIAPRYERMGAALSLGQDPRWRRFLVSKVNAVPGSLVLDVASGTGLVARELVARRNVDVVALDPSEPMLRVGVEATRAAGMQQRISAVLGRAERLPFDDAMFDSVTFTYLLRYVDDPAATLGELARVLRPGGTLASLEFGVPERPAANAAWTLYTRTVLPVAGGVVSPAWRHTGAFLGPSIASFARHYPLPVQVRMWQEAGIGHVRTRGLTFGAGLVTWGVRKGRPRG from the coding sequence CTGTTCGCGGGCATCGCACCGCGGTACGAGCGCATGGGTGCCGCGCTCTCCCTCGGGCAGGACCCCCGGTGGCGGCGGTTCCTCGTCTCGAAGGTGAACGCCGTTCCCGGGTCGCTCGTCCTCGACGTCGCGAGCGGAACGGGGCTCGTCGCACGCGAGCTCGTCGCGAGGCGAAACGTGGACGTCGTCGCACTCGATCCCAGCGAGCCGATGCTGCGAGTGGGAGTCGAGGCGACCCGAGCGGCGGGGATGCAGCAGCGGATCTCGGCGGTCCTCGGGCGGGCGGAGCGCCTTCCCTTCGACGACGCCATGTTCGATTCGGTGACCTTCACCTACCTGCTGCGCTACGTGGACGACCCTGCGGCGACGCTCGGTGAGCTCGCGCGGGTGCTTCGGCCGGGTGGAACGCTGGCCTCCTTGGAGTTCGGAGTCCCGGAACGCCCGGCGGCCAACGCCGCCTGGACGCTGTACACACGTACCGTGTTGCCGGTCGCCGGCGGGGTCGTCTCGCCGGCCTGGAGACACACGGGTGCGTTCCTCGGACCGAGCATCGCGAGCTTCGCTCGCCACTACCCCCTGCCCGTGCAGGTGCGGATGTGGCAGGAAGCGGGCATCGGCCACGTCCGAACCCGTGGTCTCACGTTCGGTGCCGGACTGGTGACCTGGGGTGTGCGGAAGGGCCGCCCGCGTGGCTGA
- a CDS encoding UvrD-helicase domain-containing protein translates to MRDLEQILAGLNPAQREAALAVRGPVAILAGAGTGKTTTITRRIAAQVATGTFRSEQLLAVTFSEKAARELKQRLTTLGVNAVEARTFHAAALSQLSRFWEPNVGEPLPDVLDSKAPVVASLANSLPPPYKFYPRREISGEIEWAKNRIVGPDGYLVELERTGHEPPIPADLMQQIFEGYERRKGSMRRLDFEDMLGLTVQMFDEHPMALAAVRDRYGAFTVDEYQDVNPLQQALLDRWLGDRDDLCVVGDDYQTIYGFTGASPEHLLAFPDRFGHTHIVRLEENYRSTPQVLAFANKLVPRLGGFEKRLRSSREAGPDPVARSHPTQVDEVDAIVADVRRLHASGAPYEEIAVLYRINARSEPFEEAFAESSIPYQVRDGAFLRRPGPRSVLQRLKRADPAGAPVPVIEDATSQVGYDPDGEPESDDEATRQMDLARLRALAEEFAGSHPNGDLAEFVSELTRRFSTEHSGRGVHLLTYHRAKGLEWDAVFLPRLLDGELPFRAARSKADPEEERRLLYVGLTRARRVLTLSWPLDERKGASPFLDELGIRPAREQRKTERDRPRSSTNGKAPVPTGDPLFDALRAWRRTRASEDGVPAYVIFHDSTLVSIADKRPRSRAALANIGGVGPTKLDRYGDDVLDVVADA, encoded by the coding sequence GTGCGCGACCTGGAGCAGATCCTGGCGGGGCTCAATCCCGCCCAGCGCGAAGCGGCCCTCGCCGTGCGGGGTCCGGTCGCGATCCTCGCCGGTGCGGGCACGGGCAAGACCACGACGATCACACGGCGGATCGCCGCCCAGGTCGCCACCGGGACGTTCCGGTCCGAGCAGCTGCTGGCGGTGACATTCAGCGAGAAGGCCGCGCGCGAGCTCAAGCAGCGACTGACCACGCTCGGGGTCAACGCGGTCGAGGCGCGCACCTTCCACGCCGCCGCTCTCTCGCAGCTCTCGCGGTTCTGGGAGCCGAACGTCGGCGAGCCGCTCCCCGACGTGCTCGACTCGAAGGCGCCGGTCGTGGCCTCGCTCGCGAACTCCCTGCCCCCGCCCTACAAGTTCTATCCGCGCCGCGAGATCTCCGGGGAGATCGAATGGGCGAAGAACCGGATCGTCGGTCCCGACGGGTACCTCGTCGAGCTCGAACGCACCGGGCACGAGCCGCCGATCCCCGCCGATCTGATGCAGCAGATCTTCGAGGGCTACGAGCGCCGGAAGGGTTCGATGCGCAGGCTCGACTTCGAGGACATGCTGGGGCTCACCGTGCAGATGTTCGACGAACACCCCATGGCCCTGGCGGCGGTCCGTGACCGCTACGGCGCGTTCACGGTCGACGAGTACCAGGACGTGAACCCGCTGCAACAGGCCCTGCTCGATCGATGGCTCGGGGATCGCGACGATCTGTGCGTCGTGGGCGACGACTACCAGACGATCTACGGGTTCACGGGCGCCTCGCCGGAACATCTGCTCGCGTTCCCCGATCGGTTCGGGCACACGCACATCGTTCGGCTCGAGGAGAATTACCGATCGACACCCCAGGTGCTCGCGTTCGCGAACAAGCTGGTCCCCAGGCTCGGAGGGTTCGAGAAGCGGCTCCGATCCTCGCGTGAGGCCGGCCCCGATCCGGTCGCGCGGAGCCACCCGACGCAGGTCGACGAGGTCGACGCGATCGTCGCCGACGTCCGGAGGCTGCATGCGTCGGGAGCGCCCTACGAGGAGATCGCCGTGCTCTACCGGATCAACGCGCGCTCGGAACCGTTCGAAGAGGCCTTCGCCGAGAGCTCGATCCCCTATCAGGTCCGCGATGGTGCGTTCCTGCGGAGGCCGGGGCCGCGCTCGGTCCTCCAACGCCTGAAACGCGCCGACCCGGCGGGCGCTCCCGTTCCCGTGATCGAGGACGCGACCTCGCAGGTCGGCTACGACCCGGACGGTGAGCCCGAGTCCGACGATGAAGCGACCCGGCAGATGGACCTCGCGCGACTGCGCGCACTCGCCGAGGAGTTCGCCGGCTCGCACCCCAACGGCGATCTCGCGGAGTTCGTCTCCGAGTTGACCCGGCGCTTCTCGACCGAACACAGCGGCCGAGGCGTGCACCTGCTCACCTACCACCGGGCGAAGGGACTCGAATGGGACGCGGTGTTCCTGCCCCGGCTCCTGGACGGGGAGCTCCCGTTCCGCGCGGCCCGGTCAAAGGCCGATCCCGAGGAGGAACGGCGGCTGCTCTACGTCGGACTCACGCGGGCGCGGCGCGTGCTCACGCTCTCCTGGCCGCTGGACGAGCGCAAGGGAGCGAGCCCGTTCCTCGACGAGCTCGGGATCCGACCGGCTCGGGAGCAGCGCAAGACCGAGCGCGATCGCCCGCGTTCGTCCACGAACGGGAAGGCGCCCGTGCCGACCGGCGATCCTCTGTTCGATGCACTCCGCGCGTGGCGGCGCACGCGGGCGAGCGAGGACGGCGTTCCCGCCTACGTGATCTTCCACGACTCCACGCTCGTCTCGATCGCGGACAAGCGCCCTCGCTCCCGCGCTGCCCTGGCGAACATCGGCGGGGTGGGACCCACCAAGCTCGACCGCTACGGCGACGACGTCCTCGACGTGGTCGCCGACGCCTGA
- a CDS encoding CapA family protein encodes MTQHEPSEPPAAFDPRRPLDRELDASVTDGFTFAAVGDCITSRPLLPSIGHDPGLARTVDLLRGATATFGNLETSIVDVARFRHYPRVHEDWSLVASPAVAQDLAALGFGLVGRGNNHVLDWDVGGMHETGRHLDRAGVVHAGAGGSLASARAARYLETAGGRVGVVSFHTTERFEPSAALDQHNEVPARPGLNGIRLRRRLTVPEATFEGLREIARLFDPEGTWERYASEGPGTVNVFDTTFRVGERTELRYEPYGQDVEGNLLSIRQGKQFADLLVVSAHVHQEGPDGATPPPFLVDLAHATIDAGADVFVGHGVHRLWPVEIYRGRPIFYGLGNFIFSDIQEPMVRAFREEGAEALRRGLGERAEDATDAEINLIMNAQGFDDPRYFESVLAQVEFRDATPSIVRLHPVDLGYGRRLTESGIPRIADAETSSSILKRLQAASEPFGTSIAIADDGTGSISV; translated from the coding sequence GTGACCCAGCACGAGCCTTCCGAGCCCCCTGCCGCGTTCGACCCACGTCGCCCGCTCGATCGGGAGCTCGACGCCAGCGTGACCGACGGCTTCACGTTCGCGGCCGTGGGTGACTGCATCACCTCACGACCCCTGTTGCCCTCGATCGGACACGATCCAGGGCTCGCTCGAACCGTCGATCTGTTGCGCGGAGCAACCGCCACGTTCGGCAACCTCGAGACCTCGATCGTCGACGTGGCTCGTTTCCGCCACTACCCGCGGGTGCACGAGGACTGGTCGCTCGTTGCCTCGCCGGCCGTAGCACAGGATCTCGCGGCGCTCGGCTTCGGCCTCGTGGGTCGCGGGAACAACCACGTGCTCGATTGGGACGTCGGGGGGATGCACGAGACCGGACGCCATCTCGACCGCGCGGGTGTGGTCCACGCGGGCGCGGGGGGATCGCTCGCCTCGGCGCGCGCCGCGCGCTACCTGGAGACGGCGGGGGGCCGCGTCGGCGTGGTTTCGTTCCACACGACGGAGCGCTTCGAGCCCTCCGCGGCGCTCGATCAGCACAACGAGGTTCCGGCGCGCCCCGGGCTCAACGGGATCCGCCTGCGTCGACGTCTCACGGTTCCCGAAGCCACCTTCGAAGGGCTCCGCGAGATCGCACGCCTGTTCGATCCGGAGGGGACGTGGGAGAGATACGCGTCGGAGGGTCCGGGAACGGTGAACGTCTTCGACACGACGTTCCGCGTCGGCGAACGGACCGAACTGCGATACGAGCCGTACGGACAAGACGTCGAGGGGAACCTCCTCTCGATCCGGCAGGGCAAGCAGTTCGCGGACCTCCTCGTCGTTTCGGCGCACGTACATCAGGAGGGTCCGGACGGGGCAACGCCACCTCCGTTCCTCGTGGATCTCGCCCACGCGACGATCGACGCCGGCGCGGACGTGTTCGTCGGTCACGGCGTTCATCGACTCTGGCCGGTCGAGATCTACCGTGGCCGGCCGATCTTCTACGGCCTCGGCAACTTCATCTTCAGCGACATCCAGGAACCGATGGTGCGCGCCTTCCGGGAGGAAGGTGCCGAGGCCCTCCGTCGAGGGCTCGGTGAGCGCGCCGAGGATGCGACCGACGCGGAGATCAACCTGATCATGAACGCGCAGGGCTTCGACGATCCGCGCTACTTCGAAAGCGTGTTGGCACAGGTCGAGTTCCGGGACGCCACACCCTCGATCGTCCGGTTGCACCCGGTCGATCTCGGGTACGGACGACGACTCACCGAGAGCGGTATCCCGCGGATCGCGGATGCGGAGACCAGCTCCTCGATCCTGAAGAGGCTCCAGGCTGCGTCCGAGCCGTTCGGAACCTCGATCGCGATCGCCGACGACGGCACCGGTTCGATCTCCGTGTAG
- a CDS encoding sulfatase — protein MDAPNIVVILTDDQRADQIREMDALLSEVGDRGATFPRAFVGNPLCCPARASILTGTYSHTNGVWTNGEGTDPSLGGWDVFHDLGHESRTVAVALDEAGYNGALIGKYMNGAQDAPAAPGWDRWVAFAEDRPGYYDYFLRVDPDGQGPQPSALEPHGDAPQDYATDVLAAHAVSFIEDVPESDPLFLLLAPFAPHGRAIPAPRHEGVMDQLHVGLGPAFNEDNVADKPRYIQKRLRLSNDRAAELRADYRTRVETLEAVDEAIADVLAALASTDRLHDTLIVFTSDNGFLFGEHRWTGKLVPYEESVRVPLLVRWDGVIPAGARVRELASHVDIAPTLVEAASTSMPAPVDGYSLLPLLTGAGEAVRSEVLFEHVRFHGGKPDPPSYCGIHTDTDRTYVRYSSGEEEFYNLHHDPAQLRNLAGNRPAGLRDARKRARQNCPYDQIPGFG, from the coding sequence GTGGACGCACCGAACATCGTCGTGATCCTCACCGACGATCAGCGCGCGGATCAGATCAGGGAGATGGACGCGTTGCTGTCGGAGGTCGGGGACCGCGGCGCGACGTTCCCGCGCGCGTTCGTGGGCAATCCCCTGTGTTGCCCGGCACGTGCTTCGATCCTCACGGGCACCTACTCCCATACGAACGGCGTCTGGACGAACGGCGAAGGAACGGATCCGTCGCTCGGTGGTTGGGACGTGTTCCACGATCTCGGGCACGAGTCGCGCACCGTCGCGGTCGCACTCGATGAAGCGGGCTACAACGGGGCGTTGATCGGCAAGTACATGAACGGCGCTCAGGATGCACCGGCGGCGCCCGGATGGGATCGATGGGTCGCGTTCGCCGAAGATCGGCCCGGCTACTACGACTACTTCCTTCGAGTGGATCCCGACGGGCAGGGCCCGCAGCCGTCGGCGCTCGAGCCTCATGGTGATGCGCCGCAGGACTACGCGACCGACGTTCTCGCCGCGCATGCCGTGTCGTTCATCGAGGACGTTCCCGAGAGCGACCCGCTGTTCCTGTTGCTCGCGCCGTTCGCACCCCACGGCCGAGCGATCCCGGCGCCTCGCCACGAGGGCGTCATGGATCAGCTGCACGTCGGCTTGGGGCCCGCCTTCAACGAGGACAACGTCGCCGACAAACCCAGGTACATCCAAAAGAGGCTGCGCCTGTCGAACGATCGAGCCGCCGAGCTCAGGGCGGACTACCGCACCCGCGTCGAGACGCTCGAGGCGGTGGACGAGGCGATCGCGGACGTCCTCGCCGCGCTCGCCTCGACGGACCGCCTCCACGACACGCTGATCGTGTTCACCTCCGACAACGGGTTCCTGTTCGGTGAGCACCGGTGGACCGGCAAGCTCGTTCCCTACGAGGAGAGCGTCCGCGTGCCGTTGCTCGTGCGATGGGACGGAGTGATCCCGGCAGGCGCGAGGGTGCGCGAACTCGCTTCCCATGTGGACATCGCCCCGACGCTCGTCGAGGCCGCGAGCACGTCGATGCCGGCCCCGGTGGACGGCTACTCCCTGCTGCCGCTGTTGACCGGAGCGGGCGAGGCCGTGCGCTCTGAGGTGCTCTTCGAGCACGTGCGGTTCCACGGGGGCAAGCCGGATCCGCCGTCGTATTGCGGCATCCACACCGACACCGACCGCACCTACGTGCGGTATTCCAGCGGCGAAGAGGAGTTCTACAACCTGCACCACGACCCCGCGCAACTCCGCAACCTGGCCGGGAACCGGCCCGCAGGGCTGCGGGACGCGCGGAAGCGTGCGCGGCAGAACTGCCCGTACGATCAGATCCCGGGGTTCGGATGA
- a CDS encoding class I SAM-dependent methyltransferase: MSPPETSAADRWARSLASLSIPEPILAAAPESPYGFPRELFVHRAEAARKMGPSSSDLRALEALPAGGTALDVGCGGGASSLALAGRASHLTGVDPSWDLLRAFAEACELAGVGATTIEGRWPDVAGRAPECDVAVCHHVLYNVPDIAPFVEALATHTRHRIVVEITEVHPLAWTRDLWSTFHDVEMPGGPTADDLADVLFELGIHPRREDHERRAHGGFVERAAAVAWIRRRLCLPADRDDELAAALGNRLALHDGLWSAGPAVPSSFVTLWWDTGN, encoded by the coding sequence GTGAGCCCGCCCGAGACGAGCGCCGCGGATAGGTGGGCGCGTTCGCTCGCCTCCCTCTCGATCCCGGAGCCGATCCTCGCGGCGGCGCCCGAGTCTCCGTACGGATTCCCACGCGAGCTGTTCGTTCATCGGGCGGAGGCCGCGCGAAAGATGGGGCCGAGCTCCTCGGATCTCCGGGCCCTGGAGGCGCTCCCTGCCGGAGGAACGGCACTCGATGTGGGGTGCGGAGGAGGTGCGAGCTCCCTCGCACTCGCCGGGCGTGCCTCGCATCTCACCGGCGTCGATCCGTCGTGGGACCTGCTGCGCGCCTTCGCCGAGGCGTGCGAGCTCGCGGGGGTGGGGGCGACCACGATCGAGGGTCGCTGGCCGGACGTCGCCGGACGGGCGCCGGAGTGCGACGTCGCCGTGTGCCACCACGTCCTCTACAACGTTCCCGACATCGCGCCGTTCGTCGAGGCCCTCGCGACACACACCCGACATCGGATCGTCGTCGAGATCACCGAGGTCCACCCCCTCGCGTGGACGCGGGACCTGTGGAGCACCTTCCACGACGTCGAGATGCCCGGTGGACCCACCGCGGACGACCTGGCCGACGTGTTGTTCGAGCTCGGGATCCACCCGCGCCGCGAGGATCACGAGCGTCGCGCACATGGCGGGTTCGTCGAGCGCGCGGCCGCCGTCGCCTGGATCCGGCGGCGTCTGTGCCTGCCCGCGGATCGTGACGACGAGCTCGCTGCGGCGCTCGGGAACCGGCTCGCGCTCCACGATGGCCTGTGGTCGGCAGGTCCCGCGGTGCCGTCGTCGTTCGTCACCCTCTGGTGGGACACCGGCAACTGA
- a CDS encoding CoA transferase produces the protein MPEDHGFSRPGTGAAPRPPDGAPPLARPLEGVRIADFTRILAGPLATMVLADLGADVIKVERPDGGDDTRSWGPPFVGDDAAYFLSLNRNKRSIAVDLTTDEGRRTAERLIAGADVVVENFRPGLMSRWGLGYDDLRARFPRLVYCSLLAFGEHDDDTRPGYDIIVQAVSGLMSVTGERGGEPVKVGVALLDVVAGLYAANGIQSALRGRDVSGRGQRLTVSLFEASVAAMVNQAANHLLGGVVPRAMGTEHPNIVPYQVFPAADRPFVLAAGNDRLFERTCDAMSRSELARDERFATNEARVRNREALVSILRDAFATRTATAWLEELTSRGVPCSPVLALDEVFATPEGAATIEQIDDPVRGMLRSVGEPIHLQGTAPVAPRPPPLLGEHTDEVLAELDRLDDRP, from the coding sequence GTGCCGGAGGACCACGGGTTCTCCCGCCCCGGTACCGGCGCCGCTCCCCGACCTCCGGACGGTGCGCCACCCCTGGCCCGACCGCTCGAGGGTGTCCGGATAGCCGACTTCACGCGGATCCTCGCCGGTCCGCTCGCGACGATGGTGCTCGCGGATCTCGGCGCGGACGTGATCAAGGTCGAACGCCCGGATGGCGGGGACGACACCCGATCTTGGGGACCACCGTTCGTCGGCGACGACGCCGCGTATTTCCTCTCGCTCAACCGCAACAAGCGATCGATCGCGGTCGACCTCACGACCGACGAAGGGCGGCGCACCGCGGAACGACTGATCGCCGGCGCCGATGTCGTCGTCGAGAACTTCCGCCCCGGTCTGATGTCGCGCTGGGGCCTGGGATACGACGACCTCCGGGCGCGGTTCCCGCGACTCGTATACTGCTCGCTGCTCGCGTTCGGCGAGCATGACGACGACACGCGCCCCGGCTACGACATCATCGTGCAAGCCGTCTCGGGCTTGATGAGCGTCACGGGCGAGCGCGGTGGCGAACCGGTGAAGGTCGGTGTCGCCCTCCTCGACGTCGTGGCCGGCCTCTACGCCGCGAACGGGATCCAATCCGCGCTGCGGGGCCGCGACGTGTCCGGCCGGGGGCAACGACTGACCGTGTCGCTGTTCGAGGCGAGCGTCGCTGCGATGGTCAATCAGGCGGCGAACCATCTGCTCGGGGGGGTGGTTCCCCGGGCGATGGGAACCGAGCACCCGAACATCGTTCCCTACCAGGTGTTCCCCGCTGCCGACCGACCGTTCGTGCTCGCCGCCGGCAACGACAGGTTGTTCGAGCGCACGTGCGATGCGATGAGCCGATCGGAGCTGGCGCGTGACGAGCGGTTCGCGACGAACGAAGCACGTGTGCGCAACCGCGAGGCGCTCGTCTCGATCCTGCGCGACGCCTTCGCGACCCGGACGGCGACGGCGTGGCTCGAAGAGCTGACTTCGCGAGGGGTTCCCTGTTCCCCGGTCCTCGCGCTCGATGAGGTGTTCGCGACGCCCGAAGGCGCGGCGACGATCGAGCAGATCGACGATCCCGTACGCGGGATGCTCCGATCGGTAGGCGAGCCGATCCACCTGCAGGGAACCGCGCCGGTCGCCCCTCGCCCGCCGCCGCTGCTCGGCGAGCACACGGACGAGGTACTGGCCGAGCTCGACCGACTCGACGACCGACCGTGA